A genomic region of Planctomycetota bacterium contains the following coding sequences:
- a CDS encoding inosine/xanthosine triphosphatase: MTGTVAVGSANPVKIDATHDGLVALGFDVAVVGIDVPSGVDAQPVGDDETFQGALNRAHAVRASAADAVLAFGIEGGVVWRGDILDAMAWVVALDRDGQIGSARTATFSLPPAVARLVADGVELGDADDQVFGRKDSKRTNGAVGLLSGDAIGRTEYYAHAVTLAALRWRQPELW; encoded by the coding sequence ATGACCGGCACCGTCGCCGTCGGGTCGGCCAATCCCGTCAAGATCGACGCCACCCATGACGGCCTGGTCGCGTTGGGGTTCGATGTCGCCGTCGTCGGTATCGACGTGCCCAGCGGCGTCGATGCGCAGCCCGTCGGTGACGACGAAACGTTTCAGGGCGCGCTCAACCGTGCCCATGCCGTCCGTGCTTCGGCGGCCGACGCTGTTCTGGCGTTCGGTATCGAGGGTGGCGTGGTTTGGCGTGGCGATATTCTCGATGCGATGGCGTGGGTCGTCGCGCTGGACCGTGACGGACAAATCGGGTCGGCACGAACAGCGACATTTTCGCTGCCGCCGGCGGTCGCCCGCCTCGTCGCCGATGGCGTCGAACTCGGCGACGCCGATGATCAGGTCTTCGGTCGTAAGGACAGCAAGCGCACCAACGGCGCCGTCGGTTTGCTCAGTGGCGATGCGATCGGCCGGACCGAGTACTATGCCCACGCCGTCACGCTCGCTGCCTTGCGCTGGCGTCAGCCCGAACTGTGGTGA